A single Drechmeria coniospora strain ARSEF 6962 chromosome 03, whole genome shotgun sequence DNA region contains:
- a CDS encoding chromosomal organization and DNA repair protein Mms21, whose protein sequence is MPRLVNRSRVAATPSASSVAEMPSYQPPACPLNDGARRALGDLSSNRGTAPYEMQLKDSTRHLGLAVGDLQERLYARRQRLEGLQDKRSETGADKTAEEVRLEHHMQDFEPQVDALTRESEAAVRSLIDMKAELDDEAALLGDLYTTAATTHNTNVAAAAQRLAREAEDGNEAEEEKETVVPSTVDSFRELRGEKHEQYAALGHHQRYGRNNDYVGFKKIWHDAAAGEDGPPLADASKWFRPNGEPVLDRPGASNRRSTMGAADEEEDDDDIAVAREVLSLNCPLTLRPMEEPYSNVKCKHTFEKSAVLGYLQQGGGQVQCPQTGCSETFSKARFNDDFYLDQAMLRKIQRAKQTQRNNELNEDEMEEDPVDGDESVLMQTQRPAGCRAPKQERA, encoded by the exons ATGCCTCGTCTCGTCAACCGCTCCCGGGTGGCCGCCActccgtcggcctcgtcggtcgCCGAGATGCCCTCGTATCAGCCTCCTGCCTGCCCGCTGAACGATGGCGCCCGCCGTGCCCTCGGCGATCTGTCGTCGAACCGCGGCACCGCGCCGTACGAGATGCAGCTCAAGGACTCGACCCGCCACCTcggtctcgccgtcggcgacctcCAAGAGCGCCTCTACGCCCGCCGGCAGAGGCTCGAAGGCCTGCAGGACAAGCGGAGCGAGACGGGCGCGgacaagacggccgaggaggtccGGCTCGAGCACCACATGCAGGACTTTGAGCCCCAGGTCGACGCCCTCACGCGCGAgtcggaggcggcggtgcgaAGCCTCATAGACATgaaggccgagctcgacgacgaggctgcccTGCTCGGTGACCTGtacacgacggcggcgacgactcATAACACgaacgtcgccgccgccgcccagcgcCTCGCCCGAGAGGCTGAAGACGGgaacgaggccgaggaggaaaaggagacGGTGGTGCCGAGCACCGTCGACTCCTTCCGCGAGCTCCGAGGCGAGAAGCACGAACAGTACGCCGCTCTCGGCCACCACCAGCGCTACGGTCGGAACAACGACTACGTCGGCTTCAAGAAAATATggcacgatgccgccgccggcgaggacgggccgccgctcgccgacgcctccaAGTGGTTCCGCCCCAACGGCGAACCGGTCCTCGATCGACCCGGCGCGAGCAACCGGCGGAGCACGATGGGTGctgccgacgaagaagaggacgatgacgacatCGCCGTGGCCCGTGAAGTCCTGAGCCTCAACTGCCCGCTCACCCTGCGGCCGATGGAAGAGCCGTACAGCAACGTcaagtgcaagcacacgTTTGAGAAGAGCGCCGTGCTGGGCTACCTCCAGCAAGGCGGCGGGCAGGTGCAGTGCCCCCAGACGGGATGCTCCGAG ACATTTTCCAAAGCAAGGTTCAACGACGACTTTTATCTCGATCAAGCCATGCTGCGGAAGATCCAGCGGGCCAAGCAGACGCAACGCAACAACGAGctgaacgaggacgagatggaggaggacccggtcgacggcgatgagtCGGTGCTCATGCAGACGCAGAGACCTGCCGGTTGTCGGGCTCCCAAACAAGAGCGGGCATAG